The genomic region CGTGGTCCGCAAGCTGGAGGCGGGCGGCACCACCCTCGAAGAGTCGCTCGCCCTCTGGGAACGCGGCGAGGAGCTCGCCGCCACCTGCCAGCAGTGGCTCGACGGCGCCCGCCGCCGCCTCGCCGAGGCCCAGGCAGCCCACAGCTCCGACGAGAAGAAGCCCGGCTGAGCCGAGGTGCGTCGCACCGTGGCGTGCGCCGTGCGCGGCTGATCCACGGGTTGTTCAGTCGATGAGCTGGGCGATCTCCCAGAGGTTGCCCGCCGGGTCGGCGAACGCCGCGGTACGCCTGCCCCAGGGCCGGTCCATCGGGCCGTTGAGCAGCGCGATGCCGTGACCCCGCAGCTCGGCGGCTGCCGCGTCCACGTCGTCGACTCTGATGGTGTGGAGCGCACGCGCACCACAGGTCGGCGTACCGACAGCAGCGGGCTGGATCACGGCAGGCGCGTTGTCGACCGTGAGCAGGTTGATCATCAGGTTGCGGAGCTTGAGTACGGCGGAGTCGGCATCCTCGTAGACGACGTCGAGGCCGAGGACGCCGGTGTAGAAATCCTTGCAGGCCGCAACGTCCTCGACGAAGAACGTGATGACCTCGAGCTCGTCCAGGCTGTTGGTCGCGGGCTGGTCGGCGGGCGTCGGTTGGGGATCGGTCATGGTCACTCCTGATTCGGTGGGTGAGTCTGCCTTCACCTCACGGTGAGGCGAGCAGGTCCGTCGCGGCCCGGCGCAGCCCGGCGCGGAGGCGGGCCAGCGGGAAACCCTCGGTGCGCAAGGCGTTGTGGAGGTCGGCGGCCAGCGGGGCGAGGATGAAGTGGGCGGCGTACTCGGCGTCGAGATCGGGACGGGCCTGCTCGATCAGCAGCGCCAGGTGGCGGTGCCACAGGTGGTACGAGCCGATGCGGTAGCGGGCGCCGTCCGAGGCGTTCTCGCTGTCCATGAAGAGCTCGACGTGGCGGTCGAGCAGGTCCAGGTAGGCGTCGAGAAACGCGGCGACCCGTTCGGCGGGCGGCGCGCCGGGGCCCAGCGGCGGCGGCCCGGACAGCAGCTTGGCCTGCAGTTCGCGCTCGCGTTCGTCCAGCAGGGCGACCGCCAGGCCGGCTCGGTCACCGAAGCGGCGGAAGACCGTGCCCTTGCCGACTCCGGCGGCAGCGGCGATCGCGTCGAGCGACACGTTCTTCACGCCGTGCTCGGCGAAGAGGCGGTCCGCGGCCTCCAGCACCTTCAGGCGGTTCCGGCGCGCGTCGGCGCGCTCCGGCCGCGGCTCTCCCAGCAGGGGCAACGCCCGTTGCGAAGCGGACCGTGGTCCGGTACGGTCGTTCATAAGACGGACTGTAGTCCGCTAAGCCGACTGGAGGAAGCACCATGAGTACTCGCCCCGCCCGCATCGCCGTCGCCTACCACTCCGGTTACGGCCACACCGCGCGCCAGGCCGAGGCCGTCGCGGCGGGCGCGTCCGCCGTACCCGGAGCCGTCGCCGAGCTGCTGCCACTGGACGAACTGACCGACGAACTGTGGGACCGGCTGGCCGCAGCGGACGCGATCGTCTTCGGCGCCCCGACCTACATGGGCAGCCCGAGCGCGGTCTTCAAGGCGTTCGCCGAGGCCAGCGCCGCGGTGTGGGCCGACGACCTCGGCTGGCGGGACAAGATCGCCGCCGGGTTCACCAACTCCAAGGCGATGTCCGGCGACAAGCTGAACAGCCTGGTGGACTTCGCCGTGCTCGCCGCGCAGCACGGCATGATCTGGGTCGGCCTGGACGCCTACCCGGGCTGGTCGAAGTCGACGGCGAGCATCGAGGACCTCAACCGGCTGGGCAGCTGGCTGGGTGCGATGGCGCAGTCCGACTCGGACCTGTCCGCGGAGAAGGCGCCGCCGGAGACCGATCTGCGCACCGCGGCGGCCCTGGGCGCCCGGGTCGCGACGGTGACGACCCGGCACCTGCGCGGAGCGCTTGCCGCCTGATGGCCTGGATCATCCTGCTGGCCGCCGCCGCCTTCGAGATCGCGTTCGCCCTGAGCCTGAAACCGAGCGAGGGGTTCAGCCGGTTCTGGCCCTCCGTGGGGGTGCTCGCCTTCGGCGTCACCTCGGTCCTGCTGCTGGCCAAGACCCTCGACCGGCTGCCGGTGGGTACGGCGTACGCCGTGTGGACCGGGATCGGTTCGGTCGGTGTCGTCACCCTCGGCATCGTGCTCTTCGGCGAGCCGCTGACCTTCACCCGACTGGCCTGCATCACGTTGATCATCGCCGGCGTGCTCGGCCTGCACCTGTCCAGCGCCCACTAATTGAGCCGCGCTACGACCATCGGCCCTTGTATCGTGCCGAACTCCTACCGCTGGCAGGGATTCGGCGGCTTCCACCGAGAGGCAAGGCGATGCAGGCACCCCAGGTCCAGCGCGCGGTGGCCGCGGCCCTCGCGATCGCGTCGTCAGCCGGTCTGCCGGCCGACGACGCGATCGTGCTCAACAACTCGAACAAGCTCACGCTGCGGCTGCTGCCGTGCGACGTGCTGGCCCGGGTGGCACCGGCGGCCGAGCAGGTCGCGGAGTTCGAGCTCGAGCTGGCTCGACGCCTCGGCGAAACCGGAAGCCCGGTGGCCGCTCTGGACCCTCGGGTGGAACCGCGGGCCTATCAGCGTGACGGTTTTGTGGTCACGCTGTGGACCTACTACGAACCCATCACGCCTGAGGTCGCACCCGCTGATTACGCCACGGCGATCGAGCGGCTGCACGCCGGCATGCGCAGGTTCGACGTGCCGACTCCGCACTTCACGGATCGAGTCGCCGGCGCCCAGCAACTCCTGGCCCACCGGGAGTCCACGCCGGAGCTGGCCGAGGCGGACCGCGAGCTTCTCAGCGCGGCGCTACGACGGAGCACCCAGGCAATCGCCGAGCGCCAGCCGGCCGAGCAGCTGCTGCACGGCGAGCCGCACCCGGGCAACCTGATCGCCACGCAGCACGGGCCACTGTTCATCGACCTCGAGACCTGCTGCCGCGGGCCGGTCGAGTTCGATCTGGCCCATGCGCCGGAAGAGGTCAGCGAGCGCTACCCGGGAGCCGACCCGGAGTTGCTGCGGCAGTGCCGGATCCTTGTCCTGGCGATGATCGTCGCGTGGCGCTGGGACCGAGGCGACCAACTCCCGAACGGGCGGCAGCTCGGCACGGACTGGCTAAACGAACTTCGGGCCACGCTCGATCCCGAGGCGACGGACACCGTCAGCTGATCGCGGAGCTCAGCCGGAGCTGCGGGCGCGGCGGTAGCGGGTGGGGATGGCGGCGGGTGGGACCAGGGGGTTGGCGGGGCCGGCGGCGTAGTGGCCGAGGAGGTGCTGGTAGTCGTCCCAGGTGCCGATCATGGGCGGACGGTTGCCGATGGCATCTACGTCGGTGACGGGGTGACGGCCGGACTCGATCAGTGTCCACAGGTCCTGGTCGCTGCGCAGCGTTCGCAACGAGCCGAACGTCTCCCGCCGGAACCAGCACGGGTAACCGCGGCCGTCGTCGTACCGGGTGACGCCGATCGAGGCGGCGGACTCGGCGACCAGGGACCAGACCGCGGCCGAGGTGATCCCGGGCTGGTCGTCCCGCAGTACGACGAGCCCGTCGGTCCGCCGGTCGACGGC from Kribbella flavida DSM 17836 harbors:
- a CDS encoding exodeoxyribonuclease VII small subunit, with product MSDPRPEISYEQAREELVDVVRKLEAGGTTLEESLALWERGEELAATCQQWLDGARRRLAEAQAAHSSDEKKPG
- a CDS encoding VOC family protein, translated to MTDPQPTPADQPATNSLDELEVITFFVEDVAACKDFYTGVLGLDVVYEDADSAVLKLRNLMINLLTVDNAPAVIQPAAVGTPTCGARALHTIRVDDVDAAAAELRGHGIALLNGPMDRPWGRRTAAFADPAGNLWEIAQLID
- a CDS encoding TetR/AcrR family transcriptional regulator — translated: MNDRTGPRSASQRALPLLGEPRPERADARRNRLKVLEAADRLFAEHGVKNVSLDAIAAAAGVGKGTVFRRFGDRAGLAVALLDERERELQAKLLSGPPPLGPGAPPAERVAAFLDAYLDLLDRHVELFMDSENASDGARYRIGSYHLWHRHLALLIEQARPDLDAEYAAHFILAPLAADLHNALRTEGFPLARLRAGLRRAATDLLASP
- a CDS encoding flavodoxin family protein, encoding MSTRPARIAVAYHSGYGHTARQAEAVAAGASAVPGAVAELLPLDELTDELWDRLAAADAIVFGAPTYMGSPSAVFKAFAEASAAVWADDLGWRDKIAAGFTNSKAMSGDKLNSLVDFAVLAAQHGMIWVGLDAYPGWSKSTASIEDLNRLGSWLGAMAQSDSDLSAEKAPPETDLRTAAALGARVATVTTRHLRGALAA
- a CDS encoding DMT family transporter; this translates as MAWIILLAAAAFEIAFALSLKPSEGFSRFWPSVGVLAFGVTSVLLLAKTLDRLPVGTAYAVWTGIGSVGVVTLGIVLFGEPLTFTRLACITLIIAGVLGLHLSSAH
- a CDS encoding phosphotransferase enzyme family protein, which codes for MQAPQVQRAVAAALAIASSAGLPADDAIVLNNSNKLTLRLLPCDVLARVAPAAEQVAEFELELARRLGETGSPVAALDPRVEPRAYQRDGFVVTLWTYYEPITPEVAPADYATAIERLHAGMRRFDVPTPHFTDRVAGAQQLLAHRESTPELAEADRELLSAALRRSTQAIAERQPAEQLLHGEPHPGNLIATQHGPLFIDLETCCRGPVEFDLAHAPEEVSERYPGADPELLRQCRILVLAMIVAWRWDRGDQLPNGRQLGTDWLNELRATLDPEATDTVS
- a CDS encoding nucleotidyltransferase family protein, producing the protein MFVTGLVLAAEGSPRLGVPRQLLAYRGETLLGATLDTARDCGFDQLVVTLGAAADQVRDRVALDGVRVVESPHADTGSSSIVPALDAVDRRTDGLVVLRDDQPGITSAAVWSLVAESAASIGVTRYDDGRGYPCWFRRETFGSLRTLRSDQDLWTLIESGRHPVTDVDAIGNRPPMIGTWDDYQHLLGHYAAGPANPLVPPAAIPTRYRRARSSG